AAAGACCAATGAGGTAGCAACACCGCATCCTGCCCCCCCCATAGCGGGCAAACCCAAATGCCCATAGATAAATATATAATTTGCAGGAATATTTACTGCGAGTCCTACAAAACCGATGATCATTGCCGGCATCGTGTAAGAAATACCTTCACTACAACTGCGCAGTACTTGGTAAATGAGAAACGCTGGCGCGCCCCACAAGATGCCGTGAATATAATTTTCTGTGACGACATAAAGCGCTGGATCTAAGTTCATGTGATCCAGAACAAAACTGGCAGAATTGAGAAACAGCATCACACCGATGGCACCAAATGTGGCAATATAAACCCCTTGATAAGCCAAGGGACGGATCTTGTCACTTTGTCCGGCGCCAAAATGATGTGCAATCATCGGCGTAAAGGTTAGCAATAAGCCATTAACAAACAGTATTGCCGGTAGCCACAGACTAGTACCGATAGCGACGGCAGCCATATCTTTGGCACTCACGCGGCCAGCCATCATGGTGTCAATAAACCCCATCATGGTTTGCGTAACCTGAGCTACCAACACTGGCAAGGCTAATTGAATAATACGTTTGGCATGAAAAGCTAACTGCGCCATGTCTGTCCTTTGAACCAGAGAGTAGAGAATGTTTACAGGTATTGTTCAGGCCTGCTGTAAAGTGCTGGCAATTGAGAAAAAGCCAGGATTGCATACGTTGCAGATCGCGTTACCACCAGAATTACTGGAGGGATTGCAAACGGGAGCCAGTGTAGCCAATAACGGAGTATGTCTCACAGTTACGCGAGTGGGGCATGATAGGGCGTTTTTTGACGTAATGGAAGAGACGCTTAACCTGACTAATCTCGGTAATTTACAAGTTCATGATGACGTAAATATTGAGCGTTCATTGCAATTTGGCAAAGAGATCGGTGGCCATATTCTATCTGGACATATTCATACCCAAGCGAAATTGGTGACCGTTGATCAAACCGATACCCACTATGATCTAACGTTAGAACTGCCGTCGGTTTGGATGAAGTATGTGCTTTACAAAGGCTTTATTGGTATTAATGGATGTAGTCTAACCATCGGAAATATAAAGAACAATTGTTTTGTTCTGCACCTTATTCCAGAAACCTTAAGACTCACTAATCTTGGTCGTTATCAACCGGGTATGTTTTTTAATATTGAGATCGATAGCCAAACCCAAACGATAGTTGATACCGTTGAGCGAGTATTGGCTCAAAAAGATGTAGCCCAGCGTTAACCCGTAATCCACTAATAAAATTGTTCATCGTCAGCATCAACATGCAATTCAATGCGTTGATGCTGATGATCGATATGCATACGGATGTGGATAGGATTGCAGCAAATTCGGCAATCACTGTAAAACTCTTGATCACCACCGCTGGAGTCAAGTTGCAGTGTCTGTTGGTGCCCACAATATGGGCAGCAGATAGTTTGCTGTTTCATTGACATTACCTCGGTTGATTAACTCTCTTAGAGTATAGATGAGCGGCATCTAATGTGCTGTAGCCGCATCAATGCTCAATTCATTTAAGTGTTATAAATTTCTTGCGCCATAACCTGAAATAATCTTTATGTTTTTCAATGAAATGTTACGAGTACGTCTTTCTCAGAGGATATTTTCAAAAGGTGTAAGGTAACTTTACGAAGGCATCACATTAATGTGAATTAGTGTTAGATTTGGTTGCGTCTACAAAGGCTTATCCATTAAAATCGTCAGCTCGTTTTACCGATGCCAAGGCTCTTGTATTGTCTTTCTCAGTAAAACGCACACGTTTTTTAATTCTGTTTATTTGAATCAGCCAAGTGGCCCTGCGTGTGGGTCACCACTGGACTAAGGATTATTCATGCCTGTTATTACTCTGCCGGATGGAAGCAAACGCGAATTTGCCAATCCTGTCTCGACTCTGGATGTTGCCGCCGATATCGGTCCAGGCCTCGCAAAAGCCTGTGTAGCCGGACGTGTTAATGGTCAGTTGAAAGATGCTTGCGATCGGATCACTGAAGACGCCGAACTCTCCATTATTACCGCTAAAGATCAGGAAGGACTGGAAATTATTCGTCACTCCTGTGCCCACCTTTTGGGGCATGCCATTAAGCAATTGTGGCCAGAGACCAAAATGGCGATCGGACCAGTGATCGATAATGGCTTCTACTACGATGTTGATTTAGAACATAAGTTAACACAAGAAGATCTCGATAAACTGGAAGCTCGGATGTTAGAGCTGGCTAAGACTGATTACGACGTAGTAAAACGTGTCGTCAGTTGGCAGGAAGCGCGCGATGCTTTTGCACAGCGCGGTGAACCATACAAAATGGCAATCCTTGATGAAAACATCAGTAAGGATGATCATCCGGCACTTTATCATCATCAAGAATATACAGACATGTGTCGTGGTCCACACGTGCCTAACATGCGCTTATGCCACTACTTCAAACTGATGAATATTGCGGGCGCATACTGGCGCGGTAACTCCGATAATAAGATGTTGCAGCGTATTTATGGTACGGCTTGGGGTGATAAAAAAGCGCTTAAAGCCTACCTGCAACGCTTGGAAGAAGCCGCAAAACGTGACCATCGAAAAATTGGTAAGCAGCTCGATCTCTACCATATGCAAGAAGAAGCACCCGGTATGGTGTTCTGGCATCATGATGGCTGGAGTATTTTCCGTGAACTTGAGCGTTTCGTTCGCACAAAGTTAGATGCGTACGACTATCAGGAAGTGAAAGGTCCGTTCATGATGGACCGGGTACTGTGGGAACGCTCAGGCCACTGGGATAAATATTCTGAAGCGATGTTCACCACTTCCAGCGAAAACCGTGAATATGCGATTAAGCCAATGAACTGCCCTGGGCATGTTCAGATCTTTAACCAGGGGCTTAAATCCTATCGTGATTTGCCGCTGCGTATGGCTGAATTTGGTAGTTGTCACCGTAACGAACCATCAGGCTCCTTGCACGGTCTGATGCGTGTTCGTGGTTTCACTCAGGATGATGCACATATTTTCTGTGCGGAAGACCAGGTTCAACAAGAAGTTAGTAGTTGTATCAAGATGGTTTATGACATCTATTCAACTTTTGGCTTTCAAAATATCGTCGTTAAGTTGTCCACTCGTCCTGAAAAACGTATTGGTGATGATGCCATGTGGGATCGTGCTGAAGCTGCACTAAAAGAAGCGCTGACCCATAACAATATCGAATACGAAATTTTGCCAGGTGAAGGTGCTTTCTACGGGCCTAAGATTGAGTTTACACTGCATGACTGTTTGGACCGTGCTTGGCAATGCGGCACAGTGCAATTGGATTATGCGTTACCTGGACGTTTAGGTGCTACCTACGTGGCTGAAGATAACAGCCGACAGGTACCGGTGATGATCCACCGTGCAATTTTAGGTTCGTTAGAACGCTTTATCGGTATTTTGATTGAAGAATACGCCGGTAAATTCCCAGTATGGCTGGCTCCATCTCAGGTTGTGGTAATGAATATTACCGATAAGCAGTCTGATTATGTTGAAGAAGTCGTCAGTCTTTTCAAGTCTCAAGGCATCCGTGCGTGTAAGGACTTGAGGAATGAGAAAATTGGCTTTAAAATACGCGAGCACACATTGCAACGGGTTCCTTATTTGCTGGTCGTAGGCGATCAGGAAATGGAGAATAGGGAAGTTGCAGTACGCACCCGGGACGGGGTCGACTTAGGCAAGATGAGCATCGATGCTTTTGCAGCCAAAGTAACTAAACAGATTTCGCTCCGTAGTCTTGAATTGTTGGAGGAATAGGTCATAAAGATCAAAAAAACAGCAGGCCGTCAGGCGGCCCCTAATAGAATCAATGATGAAATTACCGGCGTATCTGAAGTACGTTTGGTAGGAGTTGAAGGAGAGGCAATCGGGGTTGTTGGTATCAGACAAGCCCAAGAGCAGGCTGATGACGCAGGTTTAGACCTGGTAGAGATCAGTCCTAATGCCGAGCCGCCTGTATGCCGTATCATGGACTACGGTAAGTTTCTGTTCGATAAGGCTAAAGCCCAGAAAGAACAGAAGAAGAAGCAGAAACAGGTCCAGGTGAAGGAAATTAAATTCCGCCCTGGTACTGACGAAAACGACTATCAGGTAAAACTACGCAACCTGATTCGTTTTCTGGAAGACGGAGACAAAGCGAAAGTTACGTTGCGTTTCCGCGGGCGCGAATTAGCGCATCAAGGGCTAGGTATGGAACTGATGAACCGTATCAAAGCCGATCTTGATGATGTCGCAGTGGTTGAAGCTTTCCCGAAAATGGAAGGCCGTCAAGCTGTGATGGTGCTAGCGCCGAAGAAAAAATAGTAGGGCTATCAAAGTAGTGCGGGATATTCCCAAACTCGCCTTACGTTTTATTAATTATCCCAATGCGGAGTTTTTAAATGCCAAAAATGAAAACTGACCGCGGTGTGGCTAAGCGTTTTAAGAAAACCGCTAATGGTTTCAAACGCAAGCAAGCCCATCTGCGTCACATCCTGACCAAGAAGAGCACCAAGCGTAAGCGTCACCTGCGCGCTAAGTGTTTAGTTGCTAAAGTAGACGTGCCAGCAATTGCACGCCAACTGCCATACGCTTAGTAGGAGGATTGAAAGATGCCAAGAGTTAAGCGTGGTGTAACTGCACGTGCTCGTCACAAGAAAGTTCTGAAACTTGCCAAAGGTTACTACGGTGCCCGTTCACGTACTTATCGCGTAGCGGTACAGGCAGTAACTAAAGCTGGTCAGTATGCTTATCGTGACCGTCGCCAGAAAAAACGTCAATTCCGTCAACTGTGGATTGCACGTATCAATGCGGCTTCACGTCAGAATGGTCTGTCTTACAGCCGTTTCATCAACGGTCTGAAGAAAGCGTCTATCGAAATCGATCGTAAGATTTTGGCAGACATCGCTGTATTCGACAAAGTTGTATTTGCAACTTTGGTAGAAAAAGCAAAAGAAGCACTGGCAAACTAATTAACCAATAATTAGTTGTTGTTGCATTAAAAAGGGGCCATATGGTCCCTTTTTTATTATTTACCCAAAAAAGTCCGTCTCATACGGACATTATTCTAAAGGTTACGCCTTTCTATGGCGTGTAAATTCCTACCACCTCGATTCGCTGATGTGGCGCTGCTTTATCAAGATCGATATGCCCACGATTTTCCACATCCATAAAATCAAATGCTGGCAAATCCGCGTCGGCTACCTCACCTGACACCTCTGCATGCGGATCCTGTTTTAGCGATACAAAGTCAAATGCGTTTCGGTCTACACCTTGTGAAGGCGCCGTATTTTGCATAGCGGTGAAGATCGTTTCTATGCGACCAGGAAATTGTTTGTCCCAACCTTTAAGCATACTTTTAATTTCTGCGCGTTTGAGATTTTCCTGGGAGCCACAGAGATTACAAGGAATGATAGGAAACTGTTTAAGTTTAGCGTATTCGGCAATGTCTTTTTCACGGGAATAGGCAAGGGGACGGATCACCACATTTGCGCCATCATCAGATAACAACTTAGGTGGCATTGCTTTCAATTTGCCGCCATAAAACATATTCAGAAACAGCGTTTCAATAATGTCATCCCGATGGTGACCCAACGCTATTTTGGTAGCACCGATGCGATGGGCAAAGCCGTAGAGTGTGCCTCTGCGTAAACGTGAGCATAACGAACAGGTGGTTTTTCCCTCAGGGACCTTTTCCTTAACAATGGAATAGGTGTCCTTTTCCAAAATATGGTAGGGAATATTCAGACTGTCTAAATAGGCTGGCAATACATCTTCAGGAAATCCAGGTTGCTTCTGATCCAGATTCACCGCAACAATTTCAAATTTCACCGGCGCACGTTGCTGTAGGTTAAGCAGAATATCCAGCATGGCATAACTGTCTTTACCACCAGACAGGCAACACATTACCCGATCACCTTCTTCAATCATATTGTAATCGGCGATTGCGCTGCCCATTTCTCTACGCAAACGTTTTTGTAATTTGTTCAGACGAGTGATCTGCTTTTTATCGAGTTCAGCTATTTCAACCATAAAAAACGCGCCCTGTTGCTGCTTAGGTCAGGGCGCGTATTATTCCAGCTAATGTTTTTAGCGTAAAGCACTAATCTTCTAACGGTGACTTGTAGCCATCGGGTTTAATCGCCAGTAAATCACAGTTAATTGCATCAATTACATGTTCAGCTGTGTTACCAATCAATGCAGCGGAAAATCCTGTCCTACCGACGGTTCCCAGGATCACGAGTTCAGCGTCAATCTTTTCCGCGACTTCAGGAATGACATCTTCAGGCAGACCTTCTTTCACATGGCAGTTATTACAGTCAACACCATAGTTATTGGCTAAATAATTTACGCGTTGCTCGTGCTGCATCCGGATGGTTTCATTGTATGTGTGGGCATCAAAATCTGGCAGCTCAATAGCCAAATTCACTGGCGTACCAGGATACCCATTTACCAAATGGATTTCGGCATTGAATTTGGAAGCAATGGCCTGTGCATGCTCAATAATTCTACCGTTGAGCGATTGATGATCTTCATCTTCTGAAGCCACATTCACTGCACAGAGGATTTTACCGTTTAGTGGCCAGGATTTTTCTTTAACCAGCAAAACGGGGAGGGGAGCTTTACGCAACAAATGCCAGTCCGTAGGCGTAAAAATCACGGCCTTAAGCTTATCGTGCTCATGAGTGCCTTTAACTAGAAGGTCAAATTTACCGTCGATAGCGAATTTAATAATGCTTTCAAATGGGCGGTTATGCCATACCACCTCATATTTCATGTCAATATCTCTTTCTAGATATGGCTTAATCATATCTGCTAGCCAGGCTTTGCGCTGGTTGATAACACCCAGTCTCATGGCTTCCCGCTCTTGATTAGACAAGATCGAAGTCATTTCATAAGAGAGGTCAAAGATAGACAAAAATGCGGTAACTGAAGCGTTATTGCGGCTAGCAAGTTCAGCAGCTCTTGCGAGTGCTGATTGCACATCAGAGGTAGGATCGACAACAACCAATAACTTTTTATAGTCCATCATGGCAGTTTTTCCTTTTTCCAGATGACATAACTATATCATGTGCCATCACTGGCAATTTGTCTTGTTGGAGATCAAAAAATTAATGCTAAATGCAGGGTTACCGCGCAATACCTCCCAATTGGTATAGTGCGGCGGTATCGACAATGGTAATGTACTTGCCGTTTACTTCGATTAAACCTGACTTCTGAAATCTACCTAATAGACGGCTGATAGTCTCGACTGTAAGACCCAGATAATTCCCGATATCGCCTCGCGTCATACTGAGACGAAATTCCCGCGGAGAAAAGCCGCGATTACCATATCTGACAGCGAGATTGCCGATAAATGCAGCTAGGCGTTCTTCCGCATTCTTTTTACTCAGCAGTAGGATCATGCTTTGATCTGTCATAATCTCACTGCTCATCATGCGCAGAATTTGCTGCCGAAGTTTTGGCATTGTGCCGGACAATTCATCCAGAGTATTGAACGGAATTTCGCACACCATGGATGTTTCAAGTGCTTGCGCAAAACTTTGATGCTGCTGAGAGTGAATGCCATCAAAGCCGATAACGTCACCGGCAAGGTGAAACCCCGTAATTTGCTCATCGCCTTGTTCGGTAATGGTATAACTCTTAATGGTGCCAGAACGTATAGCATAAAGAGACTTGAGAGAGTCTCCAGATTTAAATAATTGCTCGCCTTTTTGGATAGGCTTTTTACGCTCGATAATGTTATCGAGTTGGTCTAACTCATTGTTATTTAGAGTGAAAGGAATACATAGCGTACCCATACTGCAGTCATGACAATGAATCGCACAACCTCCCGTAGCAGGACGGCGGAGTTTATTATTATCAATAGCCATAGTCGTTCTCAAATGAAACTGCTGGTGTCATGTTAACTAAAATCCTGCAGTACTACCAGTCGGCGGATAAAATCGTTGTAGAAAAACCGAAGGCCAGCCCAAAAGCGATTAGAATTGGTTGCTTTTTAGCCAGATTGGAGGAGTTTATAGTCCAAAGGTTATTTAGATAATCAGGATTGATTATATTTATATATTAATGGCTTACTTGGCATGAACGGGAATATACAAGGTGTTATTCGGAACTTTTAAACCAGAGTTCATAACGATAATCTCAGCGGCTAAACCTAGGACTTTCCACATGAAGACCTTCATAGAGATAACATCGCATTTAGTGTAGTTGCCCCCACCAAAACGGACAGCTTAACTCGCCACTTTAAGAGCTCGATACTCTCTAGGTGACATCATTTTCAATCCACTGTGTGGGTGGTAATTGTTGTAATCGTCAAACCATTCAGCGAGCTTTGCAAGCACCGTGGCTGCGTCTGGACGGTCGTTCAGGTATACATAATCTCGTTTAAACGTCTTCACGAAAGCTTCTGCCATGCCATTGCTTTGCGGGCTTCTAACTGGCGTCGTGCACACCTTAAAACCGAGTGACTTGGCGAACTGCCGTGTTTCTTCGGCGATATAACAACTGCCATTATCGGTTAACCATTCGACGGTATGTGGCAACTCTCGGACATCTCCGAAGCGCTGTTCCATGCTTTCAACCAAAATGTCTTGAACCATGTCAGCGCGGATACCCGTCGTTGTGGCTACATAACTCATAATTTCACGATCACAGCAATCTAAGCTAAATGCCACGCGCACTTTTTCTTTGTTCCAGCACGTTATTTCAAAGCCATCTGAGCACCAGCGAGTGTTTGGGTGCAACGTAATAACCTGACCGTCATGAGCGCGGTGCTCACTTACACGACCGGTATGTTTGCGTAACAGCAAGTTGTTTTGTTGCATCAGGCGATAGACGCGTTTTGGATTCACTCGCGTAATTACATGCTGCTCTGCTTTCAACTGGCGATTTAAATGCGCAGTAATCCGGCGATAGCCGTTGCTTTCACGCTCCTCGCAGATGTCGATTATTAACGGCAATAACAGCGCATCATCAGCCTTGTTGTAGCGTACTGAGCGGCCTTCTCGGCGCACGGACAAACGTTGGTATAAGTTCGAACGCGACACGCCAAGAGCCGCAGCTACTCGGAGGACAGGGAATCGTCCGGTGGTAGCAATGGCATGCGCGATATCAACTTTTTTGACTGGGCTATCTCCAGCGCCTCTTTTAGAATTTCGGTTTCCATCGTTTTACGGCCGAGCAACTGCTCAAGCTGTTTCACTTTCTTTTGAAGCGCCTTATGGTCTGCAGCACTGACGACTTCGTCACCAGACTGGATAGCAGACATACCACCATCTTGCATGAGCTTTTTCCACTTAAACAATAGACTCGGGGTTATGCCGTTTTGCCTGGCAACCAGCGAAACCGAATAGCCCGGCTGCATAGTCATGGCAACGAACTTTGCTTTTTCTTGCGGAGTATAACGACGGCGACGTTGTTCGCCAGTAATAATTTCAATACGTTCCATAGACACTCCTTAAAGATAGGTCTAAGCCTATCGCTTAACTAATGAGTGTCCGTTTTAATTGGGGGCTATTACATTTAGCAATTTCAGTTGTGCTATATGAAAATGGCGATTATCTCCTTGAATAACTAAAATCACTACATCATCAAGGAGGTAACGAGATGCAAGAATTCTACTTTGTTCACACCAAGACTGATGCACAGGGTGATTATGAAGTGCATACAGAAAATTGTAATAAGTTGCCTACAGAAGAAAATCGAGAATATCTCGGGACTTTTGATAACTGTGCCGATGCCGTCAGAGAAGCTAAGCATCTGGGTTATGCAGCTGCCAATGGATGCTATTTTTGCTGTACGTCATGCCATACGAGTTAAATGCTAGTAAAACTAAGCACGTTATAAAAATTGAATTCATGGTTACAAAGACGCATCAATTCACGCGATGTTATAAACCTCGGCGAGCTAATGATTTACGGCCAGTGTTCAGCGAGAGCTGTCCCAAAGCCGAGCCGCTGGTGACTGATTAGGACAATGACACGGCCAGAACCCCAAGCGCGCAAATAGCGTCACCCATAATTGCGCACAATGTATATTATGTTAAATTAGCTACAGATGGAATTTAATGAGTGTTATCTCGCTATGGTGATTTTTGCCTTTGTGATTGATACCCTACCGAATAGTGATTCAAGCGATAGAAACAGAATTCACAAAAGAAAAAGCCCGCTGATTTCAGCGGGCTTTCGGAATATGGCGGAGGAGCAGGGATTTGAACCCTGGGTGGGCGCGAACCCACGCCGGTTTTCAAGACCGGTGCATTCAACCACTCTGCCACCCCTCCGAACGGCAGGAATAATAGCGTTTGGATAGGGTTGCTGTAAATATCCTTATGCATTTTTCTGTTTCGTTTGCTTATTCGCTGCACAAGCT
This portion of the Shewanella yunxiaonensis genome encodes:
- the rpmI gene encoding 50S ribosomal protein L35 codes for the protein MPKMKTDRGVAKRFKKTANGFKRKQAHLRHILTKKSTKRKRHLRAKCLVAKVDVPAIARQLPYA
- the rplT gene encoding 50S ribosomal protein L20; its protein translation is MPRVKRGVTARARHKKVLKLAKGYYGARSRTYRVAVQAVTKAGQYAYRDRRQKKRQFRQLWIARINAASRQNGLSYSRFINGLKKASIEIDRKILADIAVFDKVVFATLVEKAKEALAN
- the etrA gene encoding FNR family transcription factor — protein: MAIDNNKLRRPATGGCAIHCHDCSMGTLCIPFTLNNNELDQLDNIIERKKPIQKGEQLFKSGDSLKSLYAIRSGTIKSYTITEQGDEQITGFHLAGDVIGFDGIHSQQHQSFAQALETSMVCEIPFNTLDELSGTMPKLRQQILRMMSSEIMTDQSMILLLSKKNAEERLAAFIGNLAVRYGNRGFSPREFRLSMTRGDIGNYLGLTVETISRLLGRFQKSGLIEVNGKYITIVDTAALYQLGGIAR
- the thrS gene encoding threonine--tRNA ligase → MPVITLPDGSKREFANPVSTLDVAADIGPGLAKACVAGRVNGQLKDACDRITEDAELSIITAKDQEGLEIIRHSCAHLLGHAIKQLWPETKMAIGPVIDNGFYYDVDLEHKLTQEDLDKLEARMLELAKTDYDVVKRVVSWQEARDAFAQRGEPYKMAILDENISKDDHPALYHHQEYTDMCRGPHVPNMRLCHYFKLMNIAGAYWRGNSDNKMLQRIYGTAWGDKKALKAYLQRLEEAAKRDHRKIGKQLDLYHMQEEAPGMVFWHHDGWSIFRELERFVRTKLDAYDYQEVKGPFMMDRVLWERSGHWDKYSEAMFTTSSENREYAIKPMNCPGHVQIFNQGLKSYRDLPLRMAEFGSCHRNEPSGSLHGLMRVRGFTQDDAHIFCAEDQVQQEVSSCIKMVYDIYSTFGFQNIVVKLSTRPEKRIGDDAMWDRAEAALKEALTHNNIEYEILPGEGAFYGPKIEFTLHDCLDRAWQCGTVQLDYALPGRLGATYVAEDNSRQVPVMIHRAILGSLERFIGILIEEYAGKFPVWLAPSQVVVMNITDKQSDYVEEVVSLFKSQGIRACKDLRNEKIGFKIREHTLQRVPYLLVVGDQEMENREVAVRTRDGVDLGKMSIDAFAAKVTKQISLRSLELLEE
- a CDS encoding riboflavin synthase subunit alpha encodes the protein MFTGIVQACCKVLAIEKKPGLHTLQIALPPELLEGLQTGASVANNGVCLTVTRVGHDRAFFDVMEETLNLTNLGNLQVHDDVNIERSLQFGKEIGGHILSGHIHTQAKLVTVDQTDTHYDLTLELPSVWMKYVLYKGFIGINGCSLTIGNIKNNCFVLHLIPETLRLTNLGRYQPGMFFNIEIDSQTQTIVDTVERVLAQKDVAQR
- the infC gene encoding translation initiation factor IF-3, with protein sequence MKIKKTAGRQAAPNRINDEITGVSEVRLVGVEGEAIGVVGIRQAQEQADDAGLDLVEISPNAEPPVCRIMDYGKFLFDKAKAQKEQKKKQKQVQVKEIKFRPGTDENDYQVKLRNLIRFLEDGDKAKVTLRFRGRELAHQGLGMELMNRIKADLDDVAVVEAFPKMEGRQAVMVLAPKKK
- a CDS encoding CPXCG motif-containing cysteine-rich protein; this translates as MSMKQQTICCPYCGHQQTLQLDSSGGDQEFYSDCRICCNPIHIRMHIDHQHQRIELHVDADDEQFY
- the ttcA gene encoding tRNA 2-thiocytidine(32) synthetase TtcA; translated protein: MVEIAELDKKQITRLNKLQKRLRREMGSAIADYNMIEEGDRVMCCLSGGKDSYAMLDILLNLQQRAPVKFEIVAVNLDQKQPGFPEDVLPAYLDSLNIPYHILEKDTYSIVKEKVPEGKTTCSLCSRLRRGTLYGFAHRIGATKIALGHHRDDIIETLFLNMFYGGKLKAMPPKLLSDDGANVVIRPLAYSREKDIAEYAKLKQFPIIPCNLCGSQENLKRAEIKSMLKGWDKQFPGRIETIFTAMQNTAPSQGVDRNAFDFVSLKQDPHAEVSGEVADADLPAFDFMDVENRGHIDLDKAAPHQRIEVVGIYTP
- the uspE gene encoding universal stress protein UspE, which gives rise to MMDYKKLLVVVDPTSDVQSALARAAELASRNNASVTAFLSIFDLSYEMTSILSNQEREAMRLGVINQRKAWLADMIKPYLERDIDMKYEVVWHNRPFESIIKFAIDGKFDLLVKGTHEHDKLKAVIFTPTDWHLLRKAPLPVLLVKEKSWPLNGKILCAVNVASEDEDHQSLNGRIIEHAQAIASKFNAEIHLVNGYPGTPVNLAIELPDFDAHTYNETIRMQHEQRVNYLANNYGVDCNNCHVKEGLPEDVIPEVAEKIDAELVILGTVGRTGFSAALIGNTAEHVIDAINCDLLAIKPDGYKSPLED
- a CDS encoding IS3 family transposase (programmed frameshift), which encodes MERIEIITGEQRRRRYTPQEKAKFVAMTMQPGYSVSLVARQNGITPSLLFKWKKLMQDGGMSAIQSGDEVVSAADHKALQKKVKQLEQLLGRKTMETEILKEALENSPVKKVDIAHAIATTGRFPVLRVAAALGVSRSNLYQRLSVRREGRSVRYNKADDALLLPLIIDICEERESNGYRRITAHLNRQLKAEQHVITRVNPKRVYRLMQQNNLLLRKHTGRVSEHRAHDGQVITLHPNTRWCSDGFEITCWNKEKVRVAFSLDCCDREIMSYVATTTGIRADMVQDILVESMEQRFGDVRELPHTVEWLTDNGSCYIAEETRQFAKSLGFKVCTTPVRSPQSNGMAEAFVKTFKRDYVYLNDRPDAATVLAKLAEWFDDYNNYHPHSGLKMMSPREYRALKVAS